The genomic region CACCAAATAATCGAATCGTTCCATGCTCAAGCTAGCGCCGGGCCGGCGGGCACCGTCACCCGTCGTCCCATTTGGCGGGGCTTCAGACCGCACACTCCGCGGTAACGGCCGCCCGAAGCTCAGAAGCGATGAACCGCTGATCGTCGCGTCCGAGCTGATGGTACAGAGGAAGGAGAATGCATCCGTCCTGCGCGCGTTCGCTCTCGGCGAGTGAGCCGGCCGATCGCCAGGATTGATGCTGATAGGCCGGTTCCCGATGGGCACACATGATTCCCCGCCTGGTGGCAATTCTCCGGTCCAAAAGACTCTGCATCACTTGTCTCTGATCGGCGCCGTCCGGCAAACGGACGCAGTAGCTCTGCCAGTTGCTTCGTGCCCATTCGGGTTCGGCAGGCAGACGCAACTCCGGGAGATCTCCGAGCAGCGAGCGATAGATCTCAGCCAGTTCCCGGCGCCGGCTGACCAATTCCGGCAAACGCTTGAGTTGTTCCCGCCCGATGGCTGCTTGCAAATCGGTCATCCGGTAGTTAAAGCCGATTTCAGGGTAGCTCTCGAAGATGATCGTATTGGCCGCGTGGCGGACGGTGTCCGGCACGGACATCCCGTGTTGTCGCCATAAACGAAACCGCGCGTCCCAGTCTTTGTGTTTGGTTGTGATCATTCCACCGTCGCCGGTAGAAAGGATTTTTCTCGGGTGGAAGGAGAAACAAGCCACGTCCCCGTGCGGTTTCCCGATGCGCTCCCAGCGGCCGTTCCACAGGATTTCGCTGCCGATTGCGCACGCGGCGTCTTCGATCAAGGGAAGGGAATGCGTTTCGGCAATTCGGGCCAACCGGCTGAGATCGCACGGCATGCCCATTTGATGGACGCAAAGAATGGCCCTGGTTCTCGGGCCTATCGCCGCTTCCACCAGATCCGGCGCGATGTTGAACGTCTCCGGGCTGATATCAACGAAAACCGGCGTCGCGCCGCAGTAACGGACGCTGTTGGCCGTTGCAATAAAAGAATGGCTGACCGTAATGACCTCGTCTCCGGGGCCGACGCCGGCAGCGAGCAAGGAAAGATGAAGCGCCGTCGTGCAGTTTGACACTGCGCAGGCGTGCGCGGCACCGACGCCCTCTGCAAAATCACGCTCAAAGGCGGCGACTTCCGGGCCCTGCGTAATCCAGCCGGAGAGAATCACCCGCCGAACGGCCTCCGCCTCACGCTCGTCGACCAAAGGTTTAGCAATTGGAATCATCGAAAGATTATCAGAAAGATTATCATCACGTACGTTGCTCTCACACAGATGAACTGAGGACCGTGGAAGGGACCTGCTCGCGGGACCACCAATCCACCAACCGGCGC from Verrucomicrobiota bacterium harbors:
- a CDS encoding DegT/DnrJ/EryC1/StrS family aminotransferase, producing MIPIAKPLVDEREAEAVRRVILSGWITQGPEVAAFERDFAEGVGAAHACAVSNCTTALHLSLLAAGVGPGDEVITVSHSFIATANSVRYCGATPVFVDISPETFNIAPDLVEAAIGPRTRAILCVHQMGMPCDLSRLARIAETHSLPLIEDAACAIGSEILWNGRWERIGKPHGDVACFSFHPRKILSTGDGGMITTKHKDWDARFRLWRQHGMSVPDTVRHAANTIIFESYPEIGFNYRMTDLQAAIGREQLKRLPELVSRRRELAEIYRSLLGDLPELRLPAEPEWARSNWQSYCVRLPDGADQRQVMQSLLDRRIATRRGIMCAHREPAYQHQSWRSAGSLAESERAQDGCILLPLYHQLGRDDQRFIASELRAAVTAECAV